A window of Rhizoctonia solani chromosome 5, complete sequence genomic DNA:
GACGAGCATCACAAGCGCAAGAATGATGCTTACGAAGACACTTGATGAGTCGATAACGGGTAGTTGGCGAGTGAGAACCTGAACACCGTATTGGAGGTACACCCAAGCAACGTAGAAGCCAAACCTGGGAAATTAGGGGAGTCGGTCGGTGTGAGGACAGGAAAAAGAGGAGAGGAATACCGACGTGTCGCACGAAAATCTTGTAACATATCTTAGGAAATTGGCAGCGTTGAGCGCAGCGGCAATCCAGTGCATTATTGCGGCCCATAGGTAGACCCAGCCAATGAAATGAAGGTACTCGGGCGCATCGTTTCGTGTCTTGAGAATGTCGTAAATCGTCTTGTTGAGGACAGTGATCGGCCCGGTGACTCCGGCAATGCACAGTGGCTGACAGGAAAAGACTGAAAATATAACAGCCGCCATGAACGACGAAAGGAGCACTTCGATAACGCCATATTGGTCCGTCGTCTCTATCAGGTCTAGTGAGAACGCAATGCCGGGGAGGATGCTAAataaacaaaacaaaaattAGTCAGTAAATAAAGCGTGATGACGGCCATGGACAAACTTGGCAAAGAATATCATAGCCGTGGCCGGGACCACCCTATAGGTCCACGCATCGGTCCAGTCAGAGATATAATACGGTGCACGAGCCTTGACGTCGGCGAGCATGCCCTCAAAGGGGCGTAATGAGCGCCGAGCGGGGGCAACAGGAGTGACCGTGCGGGAAGAGTCCATGCGGTGGTAGAAAGCAACAAGAGCACATCGGCAACTTTGCCTCTACATGCCGCGGCGTCCTGCCGCATAGGCAATCTTGATTAATTCTTTTGCTTAAAACATTGCGTACTTGACCCGTCGGGAGATCAGCTCCACTTACCCTGAGCGTATTCAAAAAGGAAAGTCGTCTGAAATCCGGACGCTTCACCTCGGGATTTACACGGCGCCCCACTCGGTCATGTGACCTATCTCGCTGACGCGTCTCTTCAATCCCGCCATCGACCATGCGAGTATAATCCACCCGAATCATGCATTTAACTAATTGTTTCGCTACAGGTCCGACGAGGAAGTTCACCCCTACCCTAACCAGACTCTTCCCCAACATCACTTTGCGCTGTCCAGCTCCAAGCTCTCCCATCTCCATGAAGCGTCACGCAAGGCATTAGCAGACGGCATCAAGGCAGACGAAATGGCCCCATATGCGCGTCTATTGGCTATCAATGAGCTCGTAGACGAATCGACGATTGCTCAGCTAGAGGCCAAGAACAAGGAGGAGCTAGAGAAACTCGATGCCAGGCTCAAGGAGGCAGAAGAGACCGAGGGTGAAACGGAGATCAGTGATGCATTGAGGGCAAGGGCTAGTTACTTGACAAGGATTGGGACAAGGTGAGTCTGTTTTTTCTATTTTGGCTAGCACTAATGCAATTGACTAGGATCGGGCAGTAGCAGCACAGAAACTTGCGCTTGAGAAAACACCAGGCCTTGGTGCTCGGATTGACATTGCACTCACGCTTGTCCGGATCGGGATGTTCTTTGGAGATCGCGAGTTGATTACCGAAAATCTCTCGAAAGCTGAGAGGTAAGGTGATTAACCCATGCTTATGCCTATAGACTTACGCGTCTTTTAGTCTAGTTGACCAGGGCGGAGATTGGGACCGGCGGAATAGGCTCAAGGTCTACCGAGGAATTCATTTACTGTCGATTCGTCAGTTCAAGCGAGCTTCCGAGTTGTTGCTCGATTCTTTGAGGTATGGTCATATATTCTGGTACGGACCACATGCTAAATAAGCCGAATAGCACCTTTACCGCGTCTGAGCTCGTTGACTATAACCAATTCGTGGTCTACTGCGTCGTTTGTGGTACACTTGTGCTTAGTCGACCAGAACTCAAGAAACGGGTCAGTCCTGAATAAGATCCCCTGCTTCATGTCTAACCCTTGGCTGCAGATCCTCTCCTCCCCAGAAGTAAACCAGGTGATGCCCGAAATACAAGATATCGCAGATTACACATCCTCCCTCTACGAGTGCCAATACGCGAAATTCTTCCAAGCACTTGGTATATTGCATTTCTTCATTGCTCATCAACGTCCTGCTAACAAACCATATAGCGAGCCTGGAACAAACCCATCTTCTTCCTTCTCGACTCTTAAACCCCCATGCACGATTCTACGTCCGAGAAATGCGCATCCTGGCATACGCCCAACTTCTCGAATCGTACAGGTCTCTTACGATGGAGAGTCTGGCAGGGGCATTCGGTGTCAGTGTCGAGTTTGTCGATCGGTGCGTTTATCTCTCGGTCCCGATTTATAACTCTAATTTGCGTGCGGGGTACAGGGATCTGTCGAGGTTCATTGCTTCTAACCGACTCAATTGTACGATCGACGCCGTGCGCGGAGTGGTCGAGACCACTCGACCAAGCACAAAGAATGCGCAATACGAGACGGTCATCAGGACGGGAGACGTGTTACTTAACGAGGTGCAGAAACTCAGTCGTGTGCTTTGTTAAGTTGGAACGATGTAAATTTAAAAGCTGGTTCAAAGTACATGGGTTTACTTTTTCTTGACGTCTTTGAGTTTGATTGTTTCTCCGCCGACAAAGATACCCTACAAACATTGAATTAGGTATGAAATTGCAAGGGTAGGCAAAGTTGGAGGGTACCTTGCCCTTGTACGGCTCTGGCTTTCTGAATGCTCGGATGTCGGCTGCGAACTGCCCCAGCTGGTGTTTATCGTTCGAGCCAAGAACGACCCTCGTGGAGTGAGGGACCTGGGCTGTAATTCCAGGGGGAATAGGGACATATATCCAATGCGCAAATCCAAGCTACTAGGCCTTTTAGTATGCCGCCCTAAACCGCCCACAAAAAATTTACACACCTTGAACCCGAGCCTGTCGCCCCCAGTTATTGGATCCTTCTCAAGGGCAACACGATAACCGACACCGACCAAATTGAGCTCGACCGTGAACCCCCTGGAAATGCCTGTT
This region includes:
- a CDS encoding 26S proteasome non-ATPase regulatory subunit 6 codes for the protein MAPYARLLAINELVDESTIAQLEAKNKEELEKLDARLKEAEETEGLGQVAAQKLALEKTPGLGARIDIALTLVRIGMFFGDRELITENLSKAESLVDQGGDWDRRNRLKVYRGIHLLSIRQFKRASELLLDSLSTFTASELVDYNQFVVYCVVCGTLVLSRPELKKRILSSPEVNQVMPEIQDIADYTSSLYECQYAKFFQALASLEQTHLLPSRLLNPHARFYVREMRILAYAQLLESYRSLTMESLAGAFGVSVEFVDRDLSRFIASNRLNCTIDAVRGVVETTRPSTKNAQYETVIRTGDVLLNEVQKLSRVLC